A region of Pyxidicoccus parkwaysis DNA encodes the following proteins:
- a CDS encoding sensor histidine kinase, which translates to MNVPESSLVAAVDRMSRALERLAAAPPVVAVLEELLRQSAATLGAPGAFICWWGDAGRLRTLVTPDVAEDASTICAQRLLAHAPGPSESPAPYIAADLERDALLADEPEARWKLGAASLLSMPIFFSSGRGAAGVLAVLFREARPPTEEDVKRFGLYARLAGLALERERMAETTRQSVLHARAEVEEMEVLRLSRFQAVTEAFGRALTRDEVARVVLELGLPAVGATGGMVHLVDAGGNAVELTASVGVPEEMVAPMRVLPKGGTDLPGYDAVRTGAPVWLESPEEVRTRYPRLTLLVSSGRMRSLVMLPLFVEGRVFGTLGFGFSEAKRFSALERTSITGLARQCGQALERSRLYERERTARLQAEAAGQRLRLLADASSLVAGSLEWEETVAGVARLALGSFADGCTVDSYEDGVVRRLAVLPVDPVKAPEDVGAADERGEPWHASLLAEVLATGRSRMVTRSVGKARAAEAGEVTPPLAKVLVMRAENARREGAAQVSGRGRPAVQVAEARAEALKAEPVHVTPMHAEHPRDASRATVTQAEPSGQSEAGSLIVTPLVARQRTLGALTFIRGESRPSFDEADLAFAEELAGRAALAIDNARLLRKARSAEEESRRSAARLHVLVQVSQLIAEAGLDLTSVLDVLARKVSEAIGDACVLQLLAADKEQLDVVSVHHPDPEARSVLEESLHRHPARLGEGLSGRVAASGQTLFVPRLNAEELHGERLPEGVSFLERYGPQSVIIVPLGAQGRVLGTLGVMREAQGREYTLEERALLESLAARAALAIEDARLYGAATQAVKARDELLSVAGHELKSPLNALQLQIHLLARMAKEAMAESGLAERAEKAARASQRLGLLIDDLLDVSRISAGRLSLQREEVDLAALTREVTARMSEELARAGSEVRLSSDGPVTGQWDRLRLEQVLVNLLSNAAKYGAGRPVQVMVDIQGAVARLAVRDQGIGVAPEEQERIFERFERSASVQHFKGLGLGLWITRRIVEAHGGCIRLESKPGEGSTFTVELPLGA; encoded by the coding sequence ATGAATGTGCCCGAGAGCAGCCTGGTGGCCGCGGTGGACCGCATGTCGCGGGCCCTGGAGCGGCTTGCGGCCGCGCCGCCGGTGGTGGCGGTGCTGGAGGAATTGCTGCGTCAATCCGCGGCGACGCTGGGCGCGCCCGGTGCCTTCATCTGCTGGTGGGGCGACGCGGGGCGGTTGCGCACGCTCGTCACGCCGGACGTGGCGGAGGACGCGTCGACCATCTGCGCGCAGCGACTGCTGGCCCATGCGCCCGGGCCTTCCGAGTCACCGGCGCCGTACATCGCGGCGGACCTGGAGCGGGACGCGCTGCTGGCGGATGAGCCCGAGGCGCGGTGGAAGCTGGGCGCGGCCTCGCTGCTGTCCATGCCCATCTTCTTCTCGTCCGGACGCGGGGCGGCGGGCGTGCTGGCGGTGCTCTTCCGCGAGGCACGGCCGCCGACGGAGGAGGACGTGAAGCGCTTCGGCCTCTATGCGCGGCTGGCGGGCCTGGCGCTGGAGCGCGAGCGCATGGCCGAGACGACGCGCCAGTCCGTGCTGCACGCGCGCGCGGAAGTGGAGGAGATGGAGGTGCTGCGCCTCAGCCGCTTCCAGGCGGTGACGGAGGCGTTCGGCCGGGCGCTGACGCGCGACGAGGTGGCGCGCGTGGTGCTGGAGTTGGGCCTGCCGGCGGTGGGCGCCACTGGCGGCATGGTGCACCTGGTGGACGCGGGCGGTAACGCGGTGGAGTTGACGGCGTCGGTGGGCGTGCCGGAGGAGATGGTGGCGCCCATGCGCGTGCTGCCGAAGGGCGGGACGGACCTGCCGGGCTACGACGCGGTGCGGACGGGCGCGCCGGTGTGGCTGGAGAGTCCGGAGGAGGTGCGGACCCGGTACCCGCGGCTGACGCTGCTGGTGTCCTCGGGGCGGATGCGCTCGCTGGTGATGCTGCCCCTGTTCGTGGAGGGGCGCGTCTTCGGGACGCTGGGCTTCGGGTTCTCGGAGGCGAAGCGCTTCTCCGCGCTGGAGCGGACGTCGATTACCGGGCTGGCGCGGCAGTGTGGACAGGCGCTGGAGCGCTCGCGGCTGTACGAGCGGGAGCGCACGGCGCGGCTCCAGGCGGAGGCGGCGGGGCAGCGGCTGCGGTTGCTCGCGGATGCGAGCTCGCTGGTGGCGGGCTCGCTGGAGTGGGAGGAGACGGTGGCCGGCGTGGCCCGGCTGGCGCTGGGCAGCTTCGCGGATGGGTGCACGGTGGATTCGTACGAGGACGGCGTGGTGCGCCGCCTCGCGGTGCTGCCCGTGGACCCGGTGAAGGCCCCGGAGGACGTGGGCGCCGCGGATGAGCGCGGAGAGCCGTGGCATGCGTCGCTGCTGGCGGAGGTGCTGGCCACGGGGCGCTCGCGGATGGTGACGCGCTCGGTGGGGAAGGCGCGTGCGGCGGAGGCGGGGGAGGTGACGCCTCCCTTGGCGAAGGTGCTGGTGATGCGCGCGGAGAACGCGCGGCGGGAGGGGGCGGCGCAGGTCTCGGGCAGGGGGCGTCCGGCGGTGCAGGTCGCGGAGGCTCGCGCGGAGGCACTGAAGGCAGAGCCTGTGCATGTGACTCCCATGCACGCGGAGCATCCACGTGACGCTTCGCGGGCCACCGTCACTCAGGCGGAACCCTCGGGGCAGTCAGAAGCCGGCTCGCTCATCGTGACGCCGCTGGTGGCGCGTCAGCGCACGCTCGGAGCGCTCACGTTCATTCGCGGTGAGTCGCGTCCTTCGTTCGACGAGGCGGACCTCGCGTTCGCGGAGGAATTGGCGGGCCGGGCCGCACTGGCCATCGACAATGCGCGCCTGCTTCGCAAGGCCCGCTCGGCGGAAGAGGAGAGCCGGCGCAGCGCCGCGCGCCTGCATGTGCTGGTGCAGGTCAGTCAGCTCATCGCGGAGGCCGGGCTGGATTTGACCAGCGTGCTCGACGTGCTGGCCCGCAAGGTGTCCGAGGCCATCGGTGATGCGTGCGTGCTTCAGTTGCTCGCGGCGGACAAGGAGCAGCTGGACGTCGTCTCCGTGCACCATCCGGACCCGGAGGCCCGCTCGGTGCTGGAGGAGTCGCTGCATCGCCACCCCGCACGGCTCGGGGAGGGATTGTCGGGTCGGGTCGCGGCCAGTGGACAGACGCTCTTCGTGCCCCGGCTCAACGCGGAGGAATTGCACGGCGAGCGGCTTCCCGAGGGCGTGTCCTTCCTGGAGCGCTACGGCCCTCAGAGCGTCATCATCGTTCCTCTCGGCGCGCAGGGGCGGGTGCTCGGCACGCTCGGGGTGATGCGCGAGGCCCAGGGGCGCGAGTACACGCTGGAGGAGCGCGCGCTGCTGGAGAGCCTGGCCGCGCGCGCGGCGCTCGCCATCGAGGATGCGCGGCTCTATGGCGCGGCCACTCAGGCGGTGAAGGCTCGCGATGAGTTGCTGTCCGTCGCGGGGCATGAGCTGAAGTCTCCGCTCAATGCGCTCCAGCTCCAGATTCATCTGCTCGCGCGCATGGCGAAGGAGGCCATGGCGGAGAGCGGGCTCGCGGAGCGCGCGGAGAAGGCGGCGCGGGCGAGCCAGCGATTGGGGCTGCTCATCGACGACTTGTTGGATGTGTCGCGCATCAGCGCCGGGCGCTTGAGCCTTCAGCGTGAGGAGGTGGACCTCGCGGCGCTCACTCGCGAGGTGACGGCGCGCATGTCCGAGGAACTGGCTCGCGCTGGCAGCGAGGTGCGGCTGTCCTCGGATGGGCCGGTGACGGGGCAGTGGGACCGGCTCAGGTTGGAGCAGGTGCTCGTCAACCTCCTGTCCAACGCGGCGAAGTACGGCGCGGGCCGGCCGGTGCAGGTGATGGTGGACATCCAGGGGGCAGTGGCCCGGCTCGCCGTGCGCGACCAGGGCATCGGCGTCGCGCCCGAGGAACAGGAGCGCATCTTCGAGCGCTTCGAGCGCTCCGCTTCGGTGCAGCACTTCAAGGGGCTGGGGCTCGGCCTCTGGATTACCCGCCGCATCGTCGAGGCCCACGGCGGCTGCATCCGACTGGAGAGCAAGCCCGGAGAGGGCTCCACCTTCACCGTGGAGCTGCCGCTGGGCGCATAG
- a CDS encoding OmpA family protein, translated as MTHVRLRPALLTLVLGALALGCAHAPEEARPTGDDDGDGILNADDACPNTRGASATRGCPPKDTDGDGVDDSVDKCVRLAGPASREGCPVRDVDGDGVEDARDTCPRVPGVLERQGCPIEDLDRDGLEGEADKCPEEAGPASRDGCPEKDADSDGVPDADDACPEQEGLPALRGCPERDSDGDSVPDQRDNCPREPGAVDNQGCSPKQKQLVAIRQDKLELRERILFDSNTAKLLPSSLPVLDNVARVLLSHPEHTPVTVEGHTDNRGDAEASRALSLSRAEAVRDYLVQQGLPPERLDARGYGPDRPVASNDTSMGREANRRVELMLPTHAPRVKNPGR; from the coding sequence ATGACGCACGTACGCCTTCGTCCCGCCCTGCTCACCCTCGTGCTGGGAGCGCTCGCCCTCGGCTGCGCTCACGCTCCGGAGGAAGCACGGCCCACCGGCGACGATGACGGCGACGGAATCCTCAACGCGGACGACGCCTGCCCCAACACCCGGGGCGCCTCCGCGACGCGCGGCTGCCCGCCCAAGGACACGGATGGCGATGGCGTGGATGACTCCGTGGACAAGTGCGTGCGCCTCGCCGGCCCCGCGTCCCGTGAGGGCTGCCCCGTGCGCGACGTGGACGGAGACGGCGTCGAGGACGCTCGCGACACCTGCCCCCGAGTCCCGGGCGTCCTGGAGCGCCAGGGCTGTCCCATCGAGGACCTGGACCGGGATGGTCTCGAAGGCGAGGCGGACAAGTGTCCCGAGGAGGCCGGCCCCGCGTCCCGCGATGGCTGCCCCGAGAAGGACGCGGACAGCGACGGCGTCCCCGATGCCGACGACGCCTGCCCGGAGCAGGAAGGCCTCCCCGCGCTGCGCGGCTGCCCCGAGCGAGACTCCGACGGCGACTCCGTACCCGACCAGCGCGACAACTGCCCCCGCGAGCCGGGCGCGGTGGACAACCAGGGCTGCTCGCCCAAACAGAAGCAGCTCGTCGCAATCCGCCAGGACAAGCTGGAGCTGCGCGAGCGCATCCTCTTCGACAGCAACACCGCGAAGCTCCTGCCGTCCTCGCTCCCGGTGCTGGACAACGTGGCCCGCGTCCTCCTCTCACACCCGGAGCACACACCCGTCACCGTCGAGGGCCACACCGACAACCGGGGTGACGCGGAAGCCAGCCGCGCCCTGTCCCTGTCCCGCGCGGAGGCCGTGCGCGACTACCTCGTCCAGCAGGGCCTCCCCCCGGAGCGGCTCGACGCACGAGGTTATGGGCCCGACCGGCCCGTCGCATCGAACGACACGTCCATGGGCCGCGAGGCCAACCGCCGCGTGGAGTTGATGCTCCCCACCCACGCGCCCCGTGTGAAGAACCCCGGCCGCTGA
- a CDS encoding adenylate/guanylate cyclase domain-containing protein: MSASSPLFGDLLLKLGIVTPSQVQEALALQALTGQRVGEALISLGYVTREQIQDALGEALGLHQDKSPLQPALGELLVGLKYVTLAQLDEALARQRRDGRKLGEILVELGHCTYKQIYEALGLQNRIAGKQDAPRPFIDGRRRVVVVDDSPLACAFVQEGLVALNYEVLCFQDPFEALEGMSRLQPAIVLSDLEMPGLDGVELCRRLKEGPSRGVPVIILTANDREAERVRGLRAGADDYVNKSASMDELAARIESVVRRTGETERMRKLFARYTSDAVVDEILKSADAVVLTGEKREVTLLFADIRNFTGLAESLPPEQVVGVLNQVLGRLSDAVFTCGGTLDKFLGDGLMAVFGAPVARADDALRALQCAKMMMDAMADLRIEAEAEWAANGREGRPLVLELGIGINSGVVVAGNIGSTVRAEYTCIGDAVNVAARLCALAGPGEILVGERTRELVNANDTAFEDLPPVRLKGKQQPVPLFRAL; this comes from the coding sequence ATGAGTGCTTCGAGCCCCCTGTTCGGTGACCTGCTGCTCAAGCTGGGCATCGTCACGCCCAGCCAGGTGCAGGAAGCACTCGCCCTGCAGGCCCTCACCGGCCAGCGCGTGGGCGAGGCCCTCATCTCCCTCGGCTACGTCACGCGCGAGCAGATTCAGGACGCGCTGGGCGAGGCGCTCGGGCTCCACCAGGACAAGAGCCCCCTCCAGCCCGCGCTGGGCGAGCTGCTCGTGGGGCTCAAGTACGTGACGCTCGCGCAGCTCGACGAGGCGCTCGCCCGCCAGCGCCGCGACGGCCGCAAGCTGGGCGAAATCCTCGTCGAGCTGGGCCACTGCACGTACAAGCAAATCTACGAGGCGCTCGGCCTGCAGAACCGAATCGCGGGGAAGCAGGATGCCCCGCGTCCCTTCATCGACGGCCGCCGCCGCGTGGTGGTGGTGGACGACAGCCCGCTGGCCTGCGCCTTCGTGCAGGAGGGGCTCGTCGCGCTGAACTACGAGGTGCTCTGCTTCCAGGACCCGTTCGAGGCGCTGGAGGGCATGAGCCGCCTCCAGCCCGCCATCGTCCTCTCCGACTTGGAGATGCCCGGCCTGGACGGCGTGGAGCTGTGCCGGCGGCTGAAGGAGGGCCCCAGCCGAGGCGTGCCGGTCATCATCCTCACCGCGAACGACCGCGAGGCCGAGCGCGTGCGGGGCCTGCGCGCGGGCGCGGATGACTACGTCAACAAGTCCGCGTCCATGGACGAATTGGCCGCGCGAATCGAGAGCGTGGTGCGCCGCACCGGCGAGACGGAGCGCATGCGCAAGCTGTTCGCGCGCTACACGTCCGACGCGGTGGTGGACGAAATCCTCAAGAGCGCGGACGCGGTGGTGCTCACCGGCGAGAAGCGCGAAGTCACGCTGCTCTTCGCGGACATCCGCAACTTCACCGGGCTGGCGGAGAGCCTGCCGCCAGAGCAGGTGGTGGGTGTGCTCAACCAGGTGCTCGGGCGGCTCTCGGACGCCGTGTTCACGTGCGGCGGCACGCTGGACAAGTTCCTCGGCGACGGGCTGATGGCCGTCTTCGGCGCGCCGGTGGCCCGCGCGGACGATGCGCTGCGCGCGCTCCAGTGCGCGAAGATGATGATGGACGCCATGGCGGACCTGCGCATCGAGGCGGAGGCGGAGTGGGCCGCCAACGGGCGCGAGGGCCGGCCGCTGGTGCTGGAGCTGGGCATCGGCATCAACTCGGGCGTCGTCGTCGCGGGCAACATCGGCAGCACGGTGCGCGCGGAGTACACCTGCATCGGCGACGCGGTGAATGTCGCCGCGCGGCTGTGCGCGCTGGCGGGCCCGGGCGAAATCCTCGTCGGTGAGCGCACCCGCGAGCTGGTCAACGCCAACGACACCGCCTTCGAGGACCTGCCGCCCGTGCGCTTGAAAGGCAAGCAGCAGCCCGTTCCGCTGTTCCGCGCGCTATAA
- a CDS encoding type II secretion system protein GspG, whose product MSSTADAQPRPSRRSPILWVGLVFALAVVGTVLGTALNRSRAVYSDRIHQDFAVLEDALERYRADGNTLPEDADLQDLLVPKYLASLPVDPWGHGYRYTSNGERVILVTLGKDDLRGGKGEEQDHTNTDGHQGPRAK is encoded by the coding sequence ATGAGCTCCACCGCAGACGCCCAGCCCCGCCCCTCGCGCCGCTCTCCCATCCTCTGGGTGGGCTTGGTGTTCGCGCTCGCGGTGGTGGGCACGGTGCTGGGCACGGCCCTCAACCGCTCGAGGGCCGTGTACTCGGACCGCATCCACCAGGACTTCGCGGTGCTGGAGGACGCGCTGGAGCGCTACCGCGCGGACGGGAACACGCTGCCGGAGGACGCGGACCTCCAGGACCTGCTGGTGCCCAAGTACCTCGCGTCCCTCCCCGTGGACCCGTGGGGCCATGGCTACCGCTACACCAGCAATGGCGAGCGGGTGATTCTCGTCACGCTCGGCAAGGATGACCTGCGCGGCGGCAAGGGCGAGGAGCAGGACCACACCAACACCGACGGGCATCAGGGGCCGCGCGCGAAGTGA
- a CDS encoding universal stress protein — protein MAIVCATNLSPESAEAASVAAMLAARLGEPLVLLGVLDGELPGSAGLEPMDRGPKLLDAECARLRPVAGMVRPVLRSSASTDEFLSDDECRHARQVVVAAGGWRSPSWRRASMPERLSRFACAPVLAVRREAALVDWLRGRRRLLVMVGVDPCSPTSDAAVTYLRELRRAGPCDVLATYVCSPLEERERLGIHTPVHVEVLEPTVRNMEALDPAVERVLHREVHERLGTLDGEGRVEVVLEPGFGRPADHLLHVAHARGADVVVVGTHARGGLGRLWHGSVSAGVLRHAEQSVVCVPPSLREPRPATAPRSVLVPVDFSEASARAISQARTLVGPGGRVHLLHVHRRRSGEVAFHDHYGVLPEPPREKDLVLQRLWGLVPRDAGAEAVHWSVEGVTGDDVTLAICQATEREGVDLVCVGTSPEPSREPDALKGAVARELVARCRRPVMVVPTA, from the coding sequence ATGGCCATCGTTTGTGCGACGAACCTCTCCCCCGAATCGGCCGAGGCGGCGAGCGTGGCGGCGATGCTGGCGGCCAGGCTGGGCGAGCCCCTGGTCCTCCTCGGTGTCCTGGACGGAGAGCTCCCCGGCTCCGCGGGCCTGGAGCCGATGGACCGCGGCCCGAAGCTGCTGGACGCCGAGTGCGCCCGCCTGAGGCCCGTGGCCGGCATGGTGCGGCCGGTGCTGCGCTCCAGCGCCTCGACGGACGAATTCCTCAGCGACGACGAGTGCCGCCACGCGCGCCAGGTGGTGGTGGCGGCCGGAGGCTGGCGCAGCCCCTCGTGGCGGCGCGCCTCCATGCCCGAGCGGCTCTCCCGCTTCGCCTGCGCCCCGGTGCTGGCGGTGCGGCGCGAGGCGGCCCTGGTGGACTGGCTGCGCGGGCGCCGGCGGCTGCTGGTGATGGTGGGGGTGGACCCGTGCTCGCCCACCTCGGACGCGGCGGTGACGTACCTGCGCGAATTGCGCCGTGCGGGCCCGTGCGACGTGCTGGCCACCTACGTGTGCTCGCCGCTGGAGGAGCGCGAGCGGCTGGGCATCCACACGCCCGTGCACGTGGAGGTGCTGGAGCCGACGGTGCGCAACATGGAGGCGCTGGACCCGGCCGTGGAGCGGGTGCTGCACCGCGAGGTCCACGAGCGGCTGGGGACGCTCGACGGAGAGGGCCGCGTGGAGGTGGTGCTGGAGCCCGGCTTCGGGCGGCCGGCGGACCACCTGCTGCACGTGGCGCACGCGCGAGGGGCGGACGTCGTCGTCGTGGGTACGCATGCGCGTGGTGGGCTGGGGCGGCTGTGGCATGGCTCGGTGTCCGCGGGGGTGCTGCGGCACGCGGAGCAGTCCGTGGTGTGCGTGCCGCCCTCGCTGCGGGAGCCGCGTCCGGCCACGGCGCCGCGCAGCGTGCTGGTGCCGGTGGACTTCTCGGAGGCCAGCGCGCGGGCCATCTCCCAGGCGCGCACGCTGGTGGGCCCTGGGGGCCGCGTGCACCTGCTGCACGTGCACCGGAGGCGCTCGGGAGAGGTGGCCTTCCATGACCACTACGGCGTGCTGCCCGAGCCGCCGCGCGAGAAGGACCTGGTGCTCCAGCGGCTGTGGGGACTGGTGCCTCGGGACGCGGGAGCGGAGGCGGTGCACTGGAGCGTGGAGGGCGTCACCGGCGACGATGTGACGCTGGCCATCTGCCAGGCCACGGAGCGCGAGGGCGTGGACCTCGTGTGCGTGGGCACCTCGCCGGAGCCGTCGCGGGAGCCGGATGCGCTCAAGGGCGCGGTGGCTCGCGAGCTGGTGGCCCGCTGCCGGCGGCCCGTCATGGTGGTGCCCACCGCCTGA